A genome region from Marinobacter panjinensis includes the following:
- the purD gene encoding phosphoribosylamine--glycine ligase, whose protein sequence is MNILVIGSGGREHALAWKAAQSPDADRVFVAPGNAGTAREPGLENINIDAMDLKGLADFAAANNVGLTIVGPEAPLVAGIVDLFEERGLRVFGPSAGAAQLEGSKAFTKDFLERQKIPTAAYGNFTDVDQALAYVRKQGAPIVVKADGLAAGKGVIVAMTLEEAEDAIRDMLAGNAFGDAGSRVVVEEFLEGEEASFIVMVDGEHVLPMATSQDHKRVGDGDTGPNTGGMGAYSPAPVVTGDIHKRIMDEVIHPTVRGMAAEGHPYKGFLYAGLMIDDSGAPKVIEFNCRFGDPETQPIMLRMKSDLVELCQAAIDGKLDQCSSDWDERPAVGIVLAAGGYPGSYNKGDVISGLPETETDGEKVFHAGTRLNGDQVLTNGGRVLCATALGQSVTEARQRAYELAARIQWEGVFCRKDIAFRAVARENSAST, encoded by the coding sequence ATGAACATACTCGTCATAGGCTCCGGCGGCCGCGAACACGCCCTCGCCTGGAAAGCCGCCCAATCCCCGGATGCGGATCGTGTCTTCGTGGCCCCCGGCAATGCCGGCACCGCCCGGGAACCAGGCCTGGAAAACATCAACATTGACGCGATGGACCTCAAGGGCCTGGCGGACTTTGCCGCTGCCAACAACGTCGGCCTGACCATTGTCGGCCCGGAAGCACCGCTGGTGGCAGGCATTGTCGACCTGTTCGAAGAACGTGGCCTGCGGGTGTTCGGCCCCAGCGCCGGCGCGGCACAACTGGAAGGTTCCAAGGCCTTCACCAAGGACTTTCTCGAGCGTCAGAAAATCCCCACCGCTGCTTACGGCAATTTCACGGATGTTGATCAGGCACTGGCCTACGTTCGCAAGCAGGGTGCACCCATCGTCGTTAAAGCCGATGGGCTGGCGGCCGGCAAGGGCGTCATCGTCGCAATGACTCTGGAAGAAGCTGAAGACGCCATTCGCGACATGCTGGCTGGCAATGCCTTTGGTGATGCAGGCAGCCGCGTGGTTGTCGAGGAGTTCCTTGAAGGCGAGGAAGCCAGCTTCATCGTTATGGTGGACGGCGAGCATGTGTTACCCATGGCCACCTCCCAGGACCACAAGCGCGTGGGCGACGGCGACACCGGCCCCAACACCGGTGGTATGGGCGCCTATTCTCCCGCCCCGGTCGTCACAGGCGATATCCACAAGCGCATCATGGACGAGGTAATCCACCCGACCGTTCGTGGCATGGCGGCGGAAGGCCATCCCTACAAAGGATTCCTCTATGCCGGCCTGATGATTGACGATAGCGGTGCCCCCAAGGTGATCGAGTTCAACTGCCGCTTCGGCGACCCGGAAACCCAGCCCATCATGCTGCGCATGAAATCGGACCTGGTAGAACTCTGCCAGGCTGCTATCGACGGCAAACTCGACCAGTGCAGCTCGGACTGGGACGAGCGCCCCGCCGTAGGCATTGTGCTGGCAGCGGGTGGCTATCCCGGAAGCTACAACAAAGGGGATGTCATATCGGGGTTGCCTGAAACAGAAACCGACGGTGAGAAAGTATTCCACGCGGGAACACGACTCAACGGGGATCAGGTTCTTACCAACGGCGGCCGCGTGCTATGCGCCACTGCCCTTGGACAGTCTGTCACAGAAGCCCGGCAGCGCGCCTACGAGCTCGCCGCAAGGATCCAGTGGGAAGGCGTATTCTGCCGCAAGGATATTGCTTTTCGGGCCGTTGCTAGGGAAAACTCTGCCAGCACCTGA
- a CDS encoding acyl-CoA thioesterase, with product MERDEFGVVYPITTRWMDNDIYGHVNNVTYYSYFDTTINRYLIEVGGLDINNAPVVGYVVNSNCQFKKPVAYPDALEAGLRVIRIGNSSVTYELGLFRNGDVDPAALGQVVHVFVDREQNRAAAIPQTIREALERILIS from the coding sequence GTGGAACGAGATGAGTTTGGTGTTGTTTACCCTATCACCACCCGGTGGATGGATAACGATATATACGGGCATGTGAACAATGTGACCTACTACTCCTACTTTGACACCACCATCAACCGGTACCTGATCGAGGTTGGCGGGCTGGATATCAATAATGCACCGGTGGTTGGATACGTGGTCAACTCCAACTGTCAGTTCAAAAAACCGGTGGCGTATCCGGACGCACTGGAGGCCGGGCTCAGGGTGATCAGGATCGGCAACAGCTCGGTGACGTACGAGCTGGGTCTGTTCAGGAACGGCGATGTGGACCCGGCTGCGCTTGGCCAGGTCGTCCACGTGTTTGTTGACCGGGAACAGAATCGCGCTGCTGCGATTCCTCAAACCATTCGTGAGGCGCTTGAGCGTATCCTGATTTCCTGA
- a CDS encoding zinc-dependent alcohol dehydrogenase family protein, with product MKIRAAVLQAIGAERPYQNTRPLVIEELELSPPGDNEVLVKIKAAGLCHSDLSVIDGNRPRPVPMALGHEAAGIVEAVGNGVRDLSVGDHVVAVFVPSCGHCAPCAEGRPALCEPAAKTNNAGTLVSGEHRLHRADGTPVNHHLGVSAFADHAVVSRDSLVKVDADLPLHHAALFGCAVLTGVGAAINSADIKAGQTVAVIGLGGVGLNSVLGALVAGAGEVIAIDLDDSKLALAKELGATHAFNSGEEGCVDRIKALTNGGVDCAIEMAGSEKALEFAYQITRRGGTTVTGGLAHPEKKVSIQQVSLVAEERTLKGSYVGSCVPVRDLARYVTLFRQGKLPVDKLLSDTLTLDEINDGFEKLASGKAVRQVVLFD from the coding sequence ATGAAAATTCGAGCCGCAGTTTTGCAAGCCATCGGGGCAGAGCGCCCTTATCAGAACACCAGGCCCCTGGTGATCGAAGAGTTGGAGCTGTCTCCGCCCGGCGACAATGAAGTGCTGGTAAAGATCAAAGCAGCCGGCCTGTGCCATTCCGATCTCTCCGTTATTGACGGCAACCGCCCCAGGCCTGTGCCGATGGCGTTGGGCCATGAAGCAGCCGGTATCGTTGAGGCGGTCGGCAATGGCGTCCGCGACCTCAGTGTCGGAGATCATGTGGTCGCAGTGTTTGTGCCCAGTTGTGGACACTGCGCTCCCTGTGCAGAAGGCCGTCCGGCCCTGTGTGAGCCGGCGGCAAAAACCAACAATGCTGGCACTCTGGTCAGCGGTGAGCACCGGCTGCATCGGGCGGACGGCACCCCGGTCAACCACCACCTGGGGGTATCCGCCTTTGCGGACCACGCGGTGGTGTCGCGGGATTCACTGGTCAAGGTTGATGCGGATCTGCCCTTGCATCACGCTGCACTTTTCGGTTGCGCCGTATTGACGGGTGTGGGGGCCGCGATCAACTCGGCAGATATCAAGGCAGGCCAGACCGTTGCTGTGATCGGCCTCGGCGGCGTTGGTCTGAACAGTGTGCTGGGGGCTCTGGTTGCAGGCGCGGGTGAGGTGATTGCCATCGATCTGGACGACAGCAAACTGGCACTGGCCAAAGAACTTGGTGCCACCCACGCCTTTAACTCCGGTGAAGAGGGTTGTGTCGACAGGATCAAGGCATTGACCAACGGCGGTGTTGACTGTGCTATTGAAATGGCCGGGTCTGAAAAAGCCCTGGAATTCGCCTACCAGATCACTCGCCGTGGTGGAACCACCGTCACCGGTGGCCTGGCCCACCCGGAAAAGAAAGTGTCTATCCAGCAGGTGAGTCTGGTGGCAGAAGAGCGCACGCTCAAGGGGAGCTATGTCGGTAGCTGTGTGCCGGTTCGCGACCTTGCCCGTTATGTCACCCTGTTCCGCCAGGGCAAATTACCGGTGGACAAATTGCTCAGTGACACCCTGACGCTGGATGAGATCAATGACGGATTCGAGAAACTGGCTTCCGGCAAGGCCGTTCGACAGGTTGTGCTGTTTGATTAG
- a CDS encoding ABC transporter ATP-binding protein, whose translation MSLEIANLDVSIEGISILRDINLSIPQGQMAGLIGHNGAGKTTLIRAIMGLLPATRGSITFKGQDISKLPSHRRANLRISYMPEDRRLIPDLTVSENMLMPAWANNIKDGEERLKWVYSLMPEIADFGERKALQLSGGQQKLVALGRALIPGRELILLDEPFEGVAPVLARRLSEVIADLRAEGLTVLIAESDDSHSADLVDATWRIERGSVTAGRKDPSASLA comes from the coding sequence ATGAGCCTTGAAATTGCTAATCTCGACGTTTCCATTGAGGGTATCAGTATTCTGCGGGACATTAACCTGAGCATTCCGCAGGGCCAGATGGCAGGTCTGATCGGCCATAACGGCGCCGGCAAGACCACGCTGATTCGCGCCATTATGGGTCTTCTGCCTGCGACCCGGGGATCCATTACCTTCAAAGGCCAGGACATCAGCAAACTGCCGTCCCACCGACGGGCCAATCTACGCATCAGTTACATGCCGGAGGACCGCAGGCTGATACCGGACCTGACTGTGTCGGAGAACATGCTCATGCCGGCGTGGGCCAATAACATCAAGGATGGTGAAGAACGCCTGAAATGGGTCTATTCGCTGATGCCTGAAATTGCGGACTTCGGTGAGCGAAAGGCCCTGCAGTTGTCCGGCGGCCAGCAGAAACTCGTGGCCTTGGGCCGGGCGCTGATTCCGGGTCGGGAACTGATTCTGCTGGATGAGCCGTTTGAAGGTGTCGCACCGGTCCTGGCCAGGCGTTTGTCCGAGGTCATTGCCGACCTGCGCGCAGAGGGCCTGACGGTACTGATCGCGGAATCCGACGATAGCCACTCCGCTGATCTGGTGGACGCCACCTGGCGCATTGAGCGCGGATCCGTAACCGCGGGCCGAAAGGACCCGTCTGCTTCGTTGGCCTGA
- a CDS encoding ABC transporter ATP-binding protein produces MTEILKTVGLSRYFGAVTAAEDINVTITEGEIVGVIGANGAGKTTFINMVTGYLPPSSGTIEFGGKPIKGLGPRKLMRKGLTRSFQIPQLFLELPVIDNLAIALAAADHQQFQMIRPVHTAKRLEAAGEILAQMNIAQYRNEMVTAMPQGARKLLDIAIAMLGSPRMLLLDEPTSGVSVEEKYTLMDTVMEAVRQRGLTVLFVEHDMEIVQRYVTRVLAFASGIVIKDGPVDEVLADEKVQELVTGKPKTAKTEGGA; encoded by the coding sequence ATGACCGAGATTCTCAAAACCGTCGGTTTGTCCCGGTATTTTGGTGCGGTGACAGCCGCTGAAGACATCAATGTAACCATCACCGAAGGGGAGATTGTCGGTGTCATTGGGGCGAACGGCGCCGGGAAGACCACCTTCATCAACATGGTGACCGGTTACCTGCCTCCGTCCAGCGGCACCATTGAGTTCGGGGGTAAACCCATCAAGGGCCTCGGGCCACGCAAGTTGATGAGAAAGGGACTGACCCGTTCTTTCCAGATTCCGCAATTGTTTCTGGAACTTCCGGTGATCGACAACCTGGCGATCGCTCTGGCGGCTGCTGACCATCAACAGTTCCAGATGATTCGGCCGGTGCACACGGCAAAGCGGCTGGAAGCGGCTGGAGAAATTCTGGCCCAGATGAACATCGCGCAGTACCGTAATGAAATGGTTACCGCCATGCCTCAGGGGGCACGCAAGCTGCTGGACATTGCCATTGCCATGCTGGGGAGCCCCCGGATGTTGCTGCTTGATGAGCCCACCAGCGGTGTCAGCGTGGAAGAGAAATACACCTTGATGGACACGGTAATGGAGGCGGTTCGCCAGCGGGGCCTGACGGTATTGTTCGTTGAGCATGACATGGAAATTGTTCAGCGATACGTGACGCGGGTATTGGCCTTTGCCAGTGGTATTGTGATCAAGGACGGCCCGGTGGACGAAGTACTGGCGGATGAGAAGGTCCAGGAACTGGTGACCGGCAAGCCGAAGACGGCTAAAACCGAAGGAGGCGCCTGA
- a CDS encoding branched-chain amino acid ABC transporter permease → MILGKSEIALIGAAVAIALASLVVPNWLVFTATLAISTALVVMGVVMLMRAGLVSFGQGLFYCLGGYAVGLGGRYLGITDALLLIVLGVAVTVGVAMILGLLVTRYREIFFAMLSLAFSMILYGLLVKSHGLGSTDGFGVVDWTILGFSPGSGESSSRTALLLALGLALGIALFLNRYFRSSLGLACEAIRENEVRVEYMGVSRKQVLYINYVIAAAVGSIGGSMTALAAGHVDPTMAYWTISGEFVFIAILGGTGHVAAPFIAALIFTLVRTYAIELAPNAWQMILGIVLLLIILFLPKGIWSLFTRKKGVAS, encoded by the coding sequence ATGATCCTGGGAAAAAGCGAAATTGCCCTGATAGGTGCCGCCGTCGCCATTGCCCTGGCGTCACTGGTGGTTCCGAACTGGCTTGTTTTTACCGCCACCCTGGCTATTTCCACTGCTCTGGTGGTGATGGGGGTGGTTATGCTTATGCGGGCGGGCCTGGTGTCGTTTGGTCAGGGGCTGTTCTATTGCCTTGGCGGCTACGCTGTGGGTCTGGGTGGCCGTTATCTGGGCATAACGGATGCTCTGCTGTTGATTGTTCTTGGTGTCGCGGTGACGGTTGGCGTTGCCATGATTCTGGGGCTGCTTGTCACGCGCTACCGGGAAATATTCTTCGCTATGTTGTCCCTGGCGTTCTCGATGATTCTGTACGGGCTTCTGGTCAAAAGCCATGGGCTGGGAAGCACAGACGGCTTCGGTGTTGTGGACTGGACTATCCTGGGCTTCTCCCCGGGTTCAGGTGAGAGCAGTTCAAGGACCGCCCTGCTGCTGGCGCTCGGGTTAGCGCTGGGCATTGCCCTGTTTCTCAATCGTTATTTCCGCTCCAGTCTCGGCCTGGCCTGCGAGGCAATCCGGGAAAACGAAGTGCGGGTTGAGTACATGGGGGTATCGCGCAAGCAGGTGCTCTATATCAACTATGTGATAGCGGCTGCGGTCGGCTCTATTGGCGGTTCCATGACTGCGCTGGCCGCTGGCCATGTCGACCCCACCATGGCCTACTGGACCATTTCCGGTGAGTTCGTGTTCATCGCTATCCTCGGCGGTACAGGACATGTGGCGGCCCCCTTTATCGCCGCGTTGATCTTCACCCTGGTAAGAACCTATGCCATTGAACTGGCGCCCAATGCCTGGCAAATGATCCTGGGTATCGTGCTACTGCTGATCATTCTCTTCCTGCCCAAAGGCATCTGGAGCCTGTTTACCCGCAAGAAAGGGGTGGCCTCATGA
- a CDS encoding branched-chain amino acid ABC transporter permease — protein MLTVWAILIDGFIYASWLFLVAAGLTVIYGVMRILNMAHGSLYALGAYAAASALGWYYSGGGENLAMAFAIIAASAILIGALTGLAIERGILKLMYGRDEILMLLITFAVLLILEDVMKLIWGTTPYFAYQPYAALGRINIDVLTVSRYDLLVLVVSVVIGVGLWFWLERTKIGKILRSIIHDREVSEAMGVNVRRMFTITFMIGATLGAIAGGITAPIISVVPGLGIEVIVLAFAVVVTGGLGSITGAAVGAVIVGLARATSIHTMPELELFIIYAVMAGVLIFRPHGLFGQVIARKI, from the coding sequence ATGCTAACGGTCTGGGCAATATTGATCGACGGTTTCATCTACGCGTCCTGGTTGTTTCTGGTGGCGGCGGGTTTGACTGTCATCTACGGCGTTATGAGAATTCTGAACATGGCCCACGGAAGCCTCTACGCCCTGGGGGCCTATGCCGCCGCTTCGGCGCTGGGGTGGTATTACTCCGGGGGCGGAGAGAATCTGGCCATGGCATTTGCCATTATCGCAGCCTCCGCGATATTGATCGGTGCGCTAACCGGGCTGGCCATTGAGCGAGGCATACTGAAGCTTATGTATGGTCGCGATGAGATCCTGATGCTGCTGATTACGTTTGCCGTATTGTTGATTCTCGAAGACGTAATGAAGCTGATCTGGGGCACGACACCTTACTTTGCGTATCAACCATACGCCGCTCTCGGCCGGATCAACATTGATGTACTGACTGTATCCCGTTACGACCTGCTGGTACTGGTGGTCTCGGTCGTTATTGGCGTGGGCTTGTGGTTCTGGCTTGAGCGCACAAAGATCGGCAAGATCCTGCGTTCCATCATTCACGACCGGGAAGTGTCCGAAGCCATGGGCGTTAATGTGCGCCGCATGTTCACTATCACCTTCATGATCGGGGCAACTCTGGGCGCCATCGCCGGCGGTATTACAGCTCCCATTATCTCCGTGGTACCGGGACTCGGGATTGAGGTCATTGTACTGGCTTTTGCAGTCGTGGTGACCGGCGGCCTGGGAAGCATCACCGGCGCGGCCGTGGGCGCTGTCATCGTCGGTCTTGCGCGAGCGACGTCTATCCACACCATGCCCGAACTGGAACTGTTCATCATTTACGCCGTGATGGCTGGAGTGTTGATCTTCCGACCCCATGGCCTGTTTGGCCAGGTGATTGCGAGGAAAATCTGA
- a CDS encoding ABC transporter substrate-binding protein — MKNSNQRPIWQKTLLGTATSVAMASVGVMGMAATASAEESFKLGFVTFLSGGASGPFGVPAAQGAEIVIKAINEGSLPAPYNTKGVNGLTLESVVVDEAGGPTKQVEEYRNLVQRQDVDAVIGYISSGDCLAIGPVAEEMKMFTIAFDCGTSRLFQEIEDPQYMFRTGLDAVADNVGAARYLAETRPDAVRIAGIQQNYAWGQDSWQDFTLAMAQLMPEAEIVNNQTPQLFQGSYSTEISALQTQRPDIVHSSMWGGDMESFTAQANVRGLLSQATAILTTGESGLHRFDGQAPNGTILGGRGPFGGFMPENDLSEWFTKAYVAEHGTPPSYPASKAAQAVLALKFAADSSGAEGVPSSEQLAAALKGAEFESVSGTVRMALAGGHQALQPMSYGEYHFENGEAELRNVRSYSGECVSAPDGYNAQQWIKEGFPGVDCN; from the coding sequence ATGAAAAATTCCAATCAACGGCCCATCTGGCAAAAAACGCTTCTGGGTACCGCAACGTCTGTGGCCATGGCATCGGTCGGTGTCATGGGTATGGCAGCAACCGCCAGTGCCGAGGAATCCTTCAAACTGGGGTTCGTGACCTTTCTTTCTGGTGGTGCCTCGGGGCCATTTGGCGTACCTGCTGCCCAAGGGGCAGAGATCGTGATCAAGGCGATCAACGAAGGCAGTCTGCCAGCGCCTTATAACACCAAAGGCGTGAATGGCCTGACACTCGAATCTGTTGTCGTCGATGAAGCGGGTGGTCCTACCAAGCAGGTTGAAGAGTACCGGAATCTGGTTCAGCGCCAGGACGTCGATGCAGTGATCGGTTATATCTCCTCCGGCGACTGCCTGGCGATCGGGCCGGTGGCCGAAGAGATGAAGATGTTCACCATCGCTTTCGACTGCGGTACCTCCCGTCTGTTCCAGGAGATTGAAGATCCCCAGTACATGTTCCGTACCGGTCTCGACGCAGTCGCGGATAACGTGGGGGCGGCACGCTATCTGGCGGAAACCCGTCCGGACGCTGTCCGCATTGCTGGTATTCAGCAGAACTACGCCTGGGGACAGGATTCCTGGCAGGATTTTACCCTGGCCATGGCGCAACTGATGCCGGAGGCTGAAATCGTCAATAACCAGACGCCACAGCTTTTCCAGGGCAGTTACAGTACTGAGATTTCAGCACTCCAGACCCAGCGTCCAGACATTGTTCACTCGTCCATGTGGGGCGGGGATATGGAGTCCTTCACCGCTCAGGCAAACGTGCGTGGCCTGCTGTCGCAAGCGACAGCGATTCTTACCACCGGTGAATCCGGCTTGCACCGTTTTGACGGCCAGGCACCCAATGGCACGATTCTGGGTGGTCGCGGGCCCTTCGGCGGCTTCATGCCGGAAAATGACCTGAGCGAATGGTTTACCAAAGCTTATGTTGCTGAGCATGGAACACCTCCAAGCTATCCGGCCTCTAAGGCCGCTCAAGCGGTCCTGGCTCTGAAGTTCGCCGCCGATAGTTCTGGCGCCGAGGGTGTGCCCAGTTCTGAGCAACTGGCCGCAGCACTCAAAGGTGCCGAGTTCGAATCCGTAAGCGGTACTGTGCGCATGGCCCTGGCGGGTGGTCATCAGGCCCTGCAGCCAATGTCCTACGGTGAATACCATTTTGAGAATGGTGAGGCTGAACTGCGCAATGTCCGGTCCTATTCCGGCGAGTGTGTGTCTGCTCCGGATGGCTACAACGCCCAGCAATGGATCAAGGAAGGCTTCCCGGGGGTCGACTGTAACTGA
- a CDS encoding ABC transporter substrate-binding protein: protein MPGLNPRLYQTVPTLLHRFWSCQRPRQLCLAAIVLLASGALRAEAPAQPSTPPVGRVELGVDDSHADATVACMYPMTGRSASFGRDSIVAIQLALEELSSDPDAPRLRVIVDDSRSKASFAVRMAEDFIQNDEANILCGMVSSGVGMAVSRLAKQRKIIMVGTDHASSRASLEEGHRYYFRVSSDTWYSHAAGARYLAELQEKNGWQKLAFLGPDYEYGRVAWRDLRQALNQNGTRYEVTGTYWPKLYEPDYSLYIQSLLESPPDVLVVSLWGGDFIAFLEQARTTQLFSHMRVANFDAGGDYETLVSLKDDPPEGLILSARHHVNWPETEQNRRFVTRFHELSGRYPSYSAQGAYAGMLAIARAIRIAGDATDTDAMIEALEGLEIPLPKDPEGYVSYIDPDTHQIVQAQAIGTPVANDQYPPARVMLGNWVVYDAESLKPSPALVKKRRGEPGG from the coding sequence TTGCCGGGACTGAACCCCCGCCTGTACCAGACAGTACCGACCCTGTTGCACCGCTTCTGGTCTTGCCAGCGGCCACGGCAGCTCTGTTTGGCAGCGATTGTATTGCTCGCCAGTGGCGCCCTCCGTGCAGAAGCGCCGGCCCAGCCATCGACTCCACCGGTGGGCAGGGTAGAGTTGGGGGTAGACGACAGCCATGCCGATGCCACTGTTGCCTGCATGTATCCGATGACCGGCCGCTCCGCCAGCTTTGGCCGGGACAGCATTGTAGCCATCCAGCTTGCTCTCGAAGAACTCTCCTCTGACCCTGATGCTCCGCGCCTGCGGGTGATTGTGGACGATTCCCGCTCCAAGGCATCGTTCGCGGTGCGGATGGCTGAAGACTTCATTCAGAACGACGAGGCGAATATTCTCTGTGGCATGGTCAGCTCCGGTGTTGGGATGGCCGTCAGCCGATTGGCGAAACAGCGCAAGATCATCATGGTGGGGACCGATCACGCGTCATCACGAGCCTCCCTCGAGGAGGGGCATCGCTACTATTTCCGGGTATCGAGTGACACCTGGTATTCACACGCAGCCGGTGCCCGTTACCTGGCAGAACTTCAGGAGAAAAACGGTTGGCAGAAACTTGCTTTCCTGGGGCCAGATTATGAATACGGTCGGGTCGCCTGGCGCGATCTCAGGCAAGCCCTGAATCAGAACGGCACCCGCTACGAGGTAACCGGTACTTATTGGCCCAAGTTGTATGAACCGGACTATTCGCTTTACATCCAGTCACTATTGGAGTCCCCGCCGGATGTGCTGGTGGTTTCTCTCTGGGGCGGTGATTTTATTGCTTTTCTGGAACAGGCCCGTACCACGCAGTTGTTCAGCCACATGCGGGTTGCCAATTTTGATGCCGGCGGTGATTACGAAACCCTTGTCAGCCTGAAGGATGATCCACCGGAAGGGCTCATACTGTCTGCACGTCATCACGTGAACTGGCCGGAGACGGAGCAGAACCGCCGGTTCGTTACCCGCTTTCACGAGCTATCCGGCCGTTACCCGAGCTATTCCGCCCAGGGGGCCTACGCTGGCATGTTGGCCATAGCCCGGGCGATCCGTATTGCCGGCGATGCGACCGATACCGACGCCATGATCGAGGCGCTGGAAGGGCTGGAGATACCCCTGCCTAAAGATCCCGAGGGCTACGTTTCCTACATCGACCCGGATACCCACCAGATCGTTCAGGCCCAGGCCATCGGAACGCCCGTGGCCAACGATCAATACCCTCCTGCCCGCGTCATGTTGGGCAACTGGGTTGTCTACGATGCTGAATCCCTGAAACCGTCCCCCGCTTTGGTGAAAAAGCGACGCGGTGAACCCGGTGGCTGA
- a CDS encoding sigma-54-dependent transcriptional regulator — MRLNILIVDDEKSFVRSLTFALQEAGYSTNCAHSGEDALAILERGLPDLVLLDLRLPGKSGMEILDETVRLYPDVPVVMISAHGDTRAAVQAVKAGATDYLTKPFALDELLHLVESVTERTRMRDELAYHRSRAASSSGLMGDSDAMQLLWQKVQRVSASSAGRILLLGESGTGKALVAKAIHEHSPRASEAFVEINCAALPEQLIEAELFGAEKGAYTGAHQKRAGLVALAHNGTLFLDEIGELPLSLQAKFLHFLENGDYRPVGGGASATSDVRVIAATNRSLEAEVRNGRFREDLYFRLNVIELTIPPLRDREDDVCKLLEMFIESQAREEGCRPITMLPETLARLSAYSWPGNVRELRNLVERLTILYPGQSIRPHQLPGEFLATSIRPPADQDHASASFDQHLQQTERQLLLDALEKTGGRKGKAAEHLGLSRHAFKRRLQRLGMG; from the coding sequence ATGCGCCTGAACATCCTGATCGTTGATGACGAAAAGAGTTTTGTGAGGTCTTTGACCTTCGCACTCCAAGAAGCCGGGTATAGCACCAACTGTGCTCATTCCGGCGAGGATGCTTTGGCCATCCTGGAACGGGGTCTCCCCGACCTGGTGCTGCTGGATTTGCGGCTGCCAGGTAAGAGTGGCATGGAAATTCTGGACGAAACGGTCCGCCTGTACCCGGATGTGCCGGTGGTGATGATTTCGGCTCATGGCGATACACGGGCAGCGGTACAGGCAGTGAAAGCCGGCGCTACGGATTACCTGACCAAACCATTTGCCCTGGATGAGTTGCTCCACCTGGTTGAATCGGTAACTGAGCGCACCCGGATGCGTGATGAGCTGGCCTACCATCGCAGCCGGGCTGCCTCGTCTTCCGGCCTGATGGGCGATAGCGACGCCATGCAGCTGCTCTGGCAAAAGGTGCAACGGGTATCGGCCAGCAGCGCTGGACGGATTCTTTTGCTGGGTGAATCAGGAACCGGTAAAGCGCTTGTGGCGAAGGCCATTCACGAGCACAGCCCCCGGGCCTCCGAAGCCTTTGTTGAAATTAACTGCGCGGCTCTGCCAGAGCAGCTCATTGAAGCAGAACTCTTCGGCGCCGAAAAAGGGGCTTATACAGGCGCCCACCAGAAACGGGCCGGTCTTGTGGCTCTGGCGCATAACGGCACCTTATTCCTGGATGAGATCGGGGAGTTACCGCTCTCTCTGCAGGCCAAGTTCCTGCATTTCCTTGAAAACGGTGACTACCGCCCTGTGGGCGGCGGCGCCAGCGCAACGTCAGATGTCCGGGTGATTGCTGCGACCAATCGATCGCTGGAAGCGGAGGTCCGTAACGGGCGCTTCCGGGAGGACCTGTATTTCCGGTTGAACGTTATCGAGCTTACCATTCCACCATTGAGGGACCGGGAGGACGATGTTTGTAAGCTGCTGGAAATGTTCATCGAATCCCAGGCCCGGGAAGAGGGTTGCCGGCCCATCACCATGCTGCCTGAAACACTGGCCCGCCTGAGCGCCTACAGCTGGCCAGGTAACGTACGGGAGCTGCGCAACCTGGTAGAGCGACTCACCATTCTCTATCCGGGGCAGTCGATTCGCCCCCATCAATTGCCCGGTGAATTTCTGGCAACCAGCATCAGGCCACCGGCCGATCAGGATCACGCCAGTGCGTCCTTTGATCAGCATTTGCAGCAGACCGAGCGTCAGCTGTTGCTGGACGCCCTTGAGAAAACCGGCGGCCGCAAAGGAAAAGCCGCTGAACACTTGGGGTTGTCCCGCCACGCCTTCAAGCGTCGTTTGCAGAGGTTGGGTATGGGTTGA